One segment of Mycolicibacterium baixiangningiae DNA contains the following:
- a CDS encoding DoxX family protein, translating into MSALSSKRTYAVLAAVQAADAAACVKPIAPIKKALDDVGLAEELRPLIPFVKAASAVGLLSVFRWPALARLTTVMLTVYFLLAAGSHVRARDWSPGLVASSSLLALFGAMAVKGPPGQDAPGQDAVTGVLARR; encoded by the coding sequence ATGAGCGCGCTGAGCTCGAAGCGGACCTACGCGGTCCTCGCCGCGGTACAGGCCGCCGATGCGGCGGCGTGCGTCAAACCGATCGCGCCGATCAAGAAGGCGCTCGACGATGTCGGACTCGCCGAGGAACTGCGGCCGCTCATCCCGTTCGTCAAGGCGGCCAGCGCCGTCGGGCTCCTGTCGGTGTTCCGCTGGCCCGCGCTCGCCCGGTTGACCACGGTGATGCTGACGGTCTACTTCCTGCTCGCCGCCGGTTCGCACGTCAGGGCCAGGGACTGGAGCCCGGGGCTGGTCGCGTCGTCGTCGCTGCTCGCGTTGTTCGGCGCGATGGCGGTCAAGGGGCCCCCCGGTCAGGACGCCCCCGGTCAGGACGCCGTGACCGGCGTCTTGGCGCGCCGCTGA
- a CDS encoding NfeD family protein has protein sequence MPVWLIWLILAIVLAGAEALTGDMFLLMLSGGALAATGTSWLFDWPIWADGAVFLLVSVLLLGVVRPVLRKRFYSGAGLPEPAKALEGKKALVLDRVAQHTGQVKLEGEVWTARPLDDNDVYEPGDQVTVMRIDGATAVVWKNP, from the coding sequence ATGCCTGTTTGGCTGATCTGGCTGATCCTCGCGATTGTGCTGGCCGGGGCAGAGGCGCTCACCGGCGACATGTTCCTGCTGATGCTCAGCGGCGGTGCGCTGGCCGCCACCGGCACCAGTTGGCTGTTCGACTGGCCGATCTGGGCCGACGGCGCGGTGTTCCTGCTGGTGTCGGTGCTGCTGCTGGGGGTGGTCCGGCCGGTGCTGCGGAAGCGCTTCTACTCCGGTGCCGGACTGCCCGAACCGGCCAAGGCGCTGGAGGGCAAGAAGGCGCTGGTGCTCGACCGTGTGGCGCAGCACACGGGGCAGGTCAAGCTCGAGGGCGAGGTCTGGACGGCCCGGCCGCTGGACGACAACGATGTGTACGAACCGGGCGACCAGGTGACCGTCATGCGGATCGACGGCGCCACGGCGGTGGTCTGGAAGAACCCCTGA
- a CDS encoding TVP38/TMEM64 family protein: protein MNAVVRALRVARATVAAVALQVPRRRLVALAVAIVTLVALAWWVPLPNALELRDWATSVGAWFPLVFLAAHIVVTTFPFPRTAFTLAAGLLFGPLLGVTIAVVASTVSALLAVLLIRALGWQLNNLVSHPAVDRIDARLRRRGWPSVIALRLIPAVPFAVLNYAAGASAVRLLPYSLATVVGLLPGTAAVVILGDALTGHVNPLLVLISAATASIGVLVLLYDNRVQRRAKTPVTAS, encoded by the coding sequence GTGAATGCCGTCGTCAGGGCCCTGCGGGTCGCGCGTGCCACAGTGGCCGCGGTGGCCCTGCAGGTTCCCCGTCGGCGCCTGGTGGCGCTCGCCGTCGCGATTGTGACTCTCGTCGCACTCGCCTGGTGGGTGCCCCTGCCCAATGCGCTCGAGCTGCGGGACTGGGCCACGTCGGTCGGCGCCTGGTTCCCGCTGGTATTCCTGGCCGCTCACATCGTGGTGACGACGTTCCCGTTCCCCCGCACGGCGTTCACCCTCGCCGCCGGCCTGCTGTTCGGCCCGCTGCTCGGCGTCACGATCGCGGTGGTGGCCAGCACGGTCAGCGCGCTGCTGGCGGTGCTGTTGATCCGCGCGCTGGGCTGGCAGCTGAACAATCTGGTCAGCCACCCCGCCGTCGACCGGATCGATGCGCGGTTGCGCCGCCGCGGCTGGCCGTCGGTGATCGCGCTTCGCCTGATCCCGGCGGTGCCGTTCGCCGTCCTGAACTACGCCGCAGGCGCCTCGGCGGTCCGCCTGCTCCCCTACTCGCTGGCGACGGTCGTCGGTCTGCTGCCGGGCACCGCGGCGGTGGTGATCCTCGGCGACGCGCTCACCGGCCACGTCAACCCGCTGCTGGTGCTGATCTCCGCTGCTACCGCGAGCATCGGCGTCCTGGTGCTGCTGTACGACAACCGCGTTCAGCGGCGCGCCAAGACGCCGGTCACGGCGTCCTGA
- a CDS encoding SPFH domain-containing protein, which yields MDGAVAGLVLLAVLVVFAVIVVAKSVALIPQAEAAVIERLGRYSRTVSGQLTLLIPFIDKIRARVDLRERVVSFPPQPVITEDNLTVAIDTVVYFQVTEPQAAVYQINNYIVGVEQLTTTTLRNLVGGMTLEQTLTSRDQINTALRGVLDEATNRWGLRVARVELRAIDPPPSIQDSMEKQMRADREKRAMILTAEGSREAAIKQAEGQKQAQILSAEGAKQAAILAAEAERQSRMLRAQGERAAAYLQAQGQAKAIEKTFAAIKAARPTPELLAYQYLQTLPEMARGEANKVWVVPSDFAGALGGFTKLLGAPGEDGVIRYTPSPDDDRPPAEDDSAEVADWFSTETDPEIARAVAAAEAEARTSVQGPGLLSSTEPPNQLSAPRHGDPDQ from the coding sequence ATGGATGGAGCCGTCGCCGGCCTGGTCCTGCTGGCCGTGCTGGTCGTATTCGCTGTCATCGTGGTGGCCAAGTCGGTCGCGCTGATCCCGCAGGCCGAAGCCGCGGTGATCGAACGGCTCGGTCGGTACAGCCGCACCGTCAGTGGTCAGCTCACGCTGCTGATCCCGTTCATCGACAAGATCCGGGCCCGGGTCGATCTGCGTGAGCGGGTGGTGTCCTTCCCGCCTCAGCCGGTGATCACCGAGGACAACCTGACGGTGGCGATCGACACCGTGGTCTACTTCCAGGTCACCGAGCCCCAGGCCGCGGTCTACCAGATCAACAACTACATCGTCGGCGTCGAACAGCTCACCACCACCACGCTGCGCAACCTGGTCGGCGGGATGACGCTGGAGCAGACGCTGACCTCGCGCGACCAGATCAACACCGCGCTGCGCGGCGTGCTCGACGAAGCCACCAACCGGTGGGGCCTGCGGGTCGCCCGCGTTGAACTGCGCGCGATCGACCCGCCGCCGTCCATCCAGGACTCGATGGAAAAGCAGATGCGCGCCGACCGTGAGAAGCGCGCGATGATCCTGACCGCGGAGGGCAGCCGGGAGGCGGCCATCAAACAAGCCGAAGGCCAGAAGCAAGCGCAGATCCTGTCCGCCGAGGGCGCCAAGCAGGCCGCGATCCTGGCCGCCGAGGCGGAACGACAGTCGCGCATGCTCCGCGCTCAGGGCGAGCGCGCCGCCGCCTATCTGCAGGCCCAGGGGCAGGCCAAGGCGATCGAGAAGACCTTCGCCGCCATCAAGGCGGCCCGGCCGACCCCCGAACTGCTGGCCTACCAGTACCTGCAGACGTTGCCGGAGATGGCCAGGGGCGAGGCCAACAAGGTCTGGGTGGTGCCCAGCGATTTCGCCGGCGCGCTGGGCGGTTTCACCAAGCTGCTGGGTGCCCCCGGTGAGGACGGCGTCATCCGGTACACCCCGTCGCCCGACGATGACCGCCCGCCGGCCGAGGACGACTCCGCCGAGGTCGCCGACTGGTTCTCCACCGAGACCGACCCGGAGATCGCCCGGGCGGTCGCCGCGGCCGAGGCCGAGGCGCGCACCTCGGTGCAGGGGCCCGGCCTGCTGTCGTCCACCGAGCCGCCCAACCAGCTGAGTGCACCCCGCCACGGAGACCCTGACCAATGA